From a single Brassica oleracea var. oleracea cultivar TO1000 chromosome C5, BOL, whole genome shotgun sequence genomic region:
- the LOC106295327 gene encoding granule-bound starch synthase 1, chloroplastic/amyloplastic: MEIASIGNSTTVITPRVKFGQSSFHSPLYINGPPSSSFSPHLSRSLITSSSVERVSLSRKMASVTASHFVSLVNNNHGGASGSEANANLSQINFKCQSTTHCGLRSFNMVDRLQRRCQAKAVSAKSSKGLQQNAPKAKRVGKIVCEKGMSMIFIGAEVGPWSKTGGLGDVLGGLPPALAARGHRVMTVCPRYDQYKDAWDTCVVVQIKVGDKVEEVRFFHCYKRGVDRVFVDHPLFLAKVVGKTGSKIYGPITGVDYTDNQLRFSLLCQAALEAPRVLNLNSSKYFSGPYGEDVVFVANDWHTALLPCYLKSMYQSRGIYMNAKVVFCIHNIAYQGRFAFDDFSLLNLPDSFKSSFDFMDGYEKPLKGRKINWMKAAILEAWRVLTVSPYYAQELISGIDRGVELHSYLRMKTVSGIINGMDVQEWNPATDKYIDIKYDITTVTEAKPLIKEALQAAVGLPVDRDVPVIGFIGRLEEQKGSDILVEAISKFMGLNVQMVILGTGKKKMEAQILELEEKFPGKAVGVAKFNVPLAHMITAGADFIIVPSRFEPCGLIQLHAMRYGTVPIVASTGGLVDTVKDGYTGFHIGRFNVKCEVVDPDDVIATAKAVARAVAVYGTPAMKEMVKNCMDQDFSWKGPARLWEKVLLSLDVAGSEAGVEGEEIAPLAKENVATP, from the exons ATGGAAATCGCATCCATAGGCAACTCAACTACTGTAATAACGCCACGTGTCAAATTTGGTCAGTCCAGCTTCCACTCTCCTCTTTACATAAACGGACCTCCTTCTTCTTCGTTTTCTCCTCACCTCTCTCGCTCTCTGATCACATCTTCATCT GTGGAAAGGGTCTCTCTCTCTCGCAAGATGGCATCTGTGACAGCTTCCCATTTTGTCTCGCTTGTCAACAACAACCATGGAGGAGCTTCAGGCTCTGAGGCCAACGCCAATCTGTCTCAGATCAACTTCAAGTGTCAATCCACGACTCACTGTGGGCTAAGATCCTTCAACATGGTGGATAGGCTTCAGAGGAGATGTCAAGCCAAAGCTGTTTCTGCTAAATCCTCAAAGGGATTACAGCAGAATGCTCCTAAAGCTAAACGTGTGGGTAAGATTGTGTGTGAGAAAGGCATGTCTATGATCTTTATTGGTGCTGAGGTTGGTCCATGGAGCAAAACCGGTGGCCTTGGTGATGTCTTAGGTGGTCTGCCTCCAGCTCTCGCC GCAAGAGGCCACCGTGTGATGACAGTATGCCCTCGGTATGACCAATATAAAGATGCTTGGGACACTTGTGTAGTGGTTCAG ATAAAAGTTGGGGATAAAGTTGAGGAGGTGCGTTTCTTTCACTGCTACAAACGAGGAGTTGATCGTGTCTTTGTCGACCATCCACTCTTCCTTGCAAAG GTTGTGGGCAAAACTGGATCCAAAATCTATGGTCCTATAACTGGAGTAGACTACACTGACAACCAACTCCGGTTTAGTTTGTTGTGTCAG GCTGCCCTTGAGGCACCACGGGTTCTAAACCTGAACAGCAGCAAGTATTTCTCTGGACCATATG GGGAAGATGTTGTGTTTGTTGCCAATGATTGGCACACTGCTCTCCTTCCTTGTTACCTCAAGTCTATGTATCAGTCACGCGGAATCTACATGAATGCAAAG GTTGTGTTCTGCATTCACAACATAGCCTACCAAGGAAGATTTGCCTTCGACGACTTTTCTCTTCTCAATTTGCCTGACAGCTTTAAGAGCTCTTTCGACTTCATGGACGG TTACGAAAAGCCATTAAAAGGAAGGAAGATCAACTGGATGAAGGCTGCGATTCTAGAAGCATGGCGTGTCTTAACAGTTAGTCCATACTATGCTCAAGAGCTCATCTCTGGGATCGATAGAGGCGTGGAGCTGCATTCATACCTTCGAATGAAAACAGTTTCTGGAATTATTAACGGCATGGATGTTCAAGAATGGAACCCGGCTACTGACAAGTACATCGATATCAAATATGACATTACCACTGTAACGGAAGCTAAGCCACTGATCAAAGAAGCGCTTCAGGCCGCTGTTGGACTTCCAGTGGACAGGGATGTCCCTGTGATCGGTTTCATTGGGAGATTGGAGGAGCAGAAGGGCTCTGATATTCTCGTGGAAGCTATCTCCAAGTTCATGGGTCTCAATGTTCAGATGGTTATCCTT GGAACCGGTAAGAAGAAGATGGAGGCTCAGATTCTTGAACTTGAAGAGAAGTTCCCAGGGAAGGCGGTTGGAGTGGCGAAATTCAACGTGCCATTGGCTCATATGATCACAGCAGGAGCTGACTTCATCATTGTCCCCAGCAGGTTTGAGCCGTGCGGTCTCATTCAGCTGCACGCCATGAGGTATGGAACCGTCCCCATTGTGGCATCTACTGGTGGGCTTGTGGACACTGTTAAAGATGGATACACAGGTTTCCACATTGGAAGATTCAACGTCAAG TGTGAAGTTGTGGATCCAGATGATGTGATTGCAACAGCAAAGGCTGTAGCTAGAGCTGTTGCAGTGTACGGTACACCCGCTATGAAAGAGATGGTCAAGAACTGCATGGACCAAGACTTCTCCTGGAAG GGACCAGCGAGACTGTGGGAGAAGGTACTATTGTCACTAGATGTTGCCGGAAGTGAAGCTGGAGTCGAAGGTGAAGAAATAGCTCCTCTGGCGAAGGAGAACGTAGCGACACCTTGA